The Candidatus Polarisedimenticolia bacterium genomic sequence GGGCCCGGTCGCAGGCGCCCAGGCACTCGACCGACGCGAGGGAGCAGGCCCCGTCGGCGCGCGTCTGGCCGTCCTTCACGCCCAGTCGCTTCGCGGCGTGGGCCATCAGCGCGTCCGCGCCGCGCAGGGCGCACGGCAGGGTGCGGCAGATCTGGACGTGATGGCGGCCGACCGGCTGCCGGTGGAACATGGTGTAGAACGACACGACGCCGGAGACGAACGCCGGCGACAGCCCGATCTTCCCGGCCACGTACTCCATCGAGGCCTCCGAGACCCACCCCTTCTCCTCCTGGACCAGGTACAGGGCCGGAAGGAGCGCCGATCCCTTCTGCGGGAAGCGCGCCAGGAGATCGTCGATCCGGCGGTCGGTCTCGGGGCGGACGGGAAGGCTCACCGATCCACCTCGCCCATCACGGGGTCGAGGCTGGCGACCACGGCGATCAGATCGGAGAGGAGCCCGCCGACCGCCAGCTTCTCGATCGCCTGCAAGTTGATGAACGACGGCGAGCGGATGTGCAGGCGGTACGGCGACTTGTCCCCCTCGCTCCGGATGTAGAAGCCGAGCTCCCCCTTGGGGGCTTCGATGGCGTGGTACACCTCTCCGACAGGGCCCTTGATCCCCTCGGTCACCAGCATGAACTGCTCGATCAGCTCCTCCATGCTGGTGAGGACCCGCTCCTTGTCCGGAAGGGTGATCTTCGGATCGTCCACGGCGATCGGCCCGTCCGCCAGGCGGCGCAGCGCCTGGTCCAGGATGCGCACGCTCTGGCGCATCTCCTCGAGGCGCACCAGGTACCGGTCGTAGGCGTCCCCCTCCTTGCCGATCGGCACGTCGAAGTCGTAGGCCTCGTAGCCGCTGTACGGCTCGGTCTTGCGCAGGTCGTGGGCGATTCCCGAGCCGCGCAGGTTCGGCCCGGTCAGGCTCATGGCGATCGCGTCCCGGGCGCTGATCCGTCCGATTCCCTGCGTGCGCTTCATCCAGATCCGGTTGCGC encodes the following:
- a CDS encoding NAD(P)H-dependent oxidoreductase subunit E; this encodes MSLPVRPETDRRIDDLLARFPQKGSALLPALYLVQEEKGWVSEASMEYVAGKIGLSPAFVSGVVSFYTMFHRQPVGRHHVQICRTLPCALRGADALMAHAAKRLGVKDGQTRADGACSLASVECLGACDRAPFVQINDRDFGPVDPSGLDEILKRLE